A genomic window from Cricetulus griseus strain 17A/GY chromosome 4, alternate assembly CriGri-PICRH-1.0, whole genome shotgun sequence includes:
- the Mn1 gene encoding transcriptional activator MN1 isoform X2, whose product MFGLDQFEPQINSRHAGQGEGNFNEAGLSMNAHFKAPAFHAGPPPGPVDPAISALGEPPILGLNMEPYGFHARGHSELHAGGLQTQPVHGFFGGQQPHHSHPGGHHPHQHHPHFGGNFGGPDPGASCLHGGRLLGYGGAAGGLGSQPPFAESYEHMAESQGPEGFGPQRPGNLPDFHSSGTSGHAVPAPCLPLDQSPNRAASFHGLPASSGSDSHSLEPRRVTNQGAVDSLEYNYPGEPPSGHFDMFSPSDSEGQLPHYAAGRQVPGGAFPSASAMPRAAGMVGLSKMHGQPPQPPPQQQQPQHGVFFERFGGARKMPVGLEPAVGSRHPLMQPPQQGPPPPQQQPPQQQPPPPGLLVRQNSCPPALPRPQQGEAGTPSGGLQDGGPMLPSQHAQFEYPIHRLENRSMHPYSEPVFSMQHPPPQQAPNQRLQHFDAPPYMNVAKRPRFDFPGSAGVDRCASWNGSMHNGALDNQLSPSAYPGLPGEFTPPVPDSFPSGPPLQHPGPDHQSLQQQQQQQQQQQQQQQQQQQQQQQQQQQRQNAALIIKQMASRNQQQRLRQPNLAQLGHPGDVGQGGLVHGGSVSGLAQTNFEREGSSASAGRLGGFEQQAPHLTQESAWFQGPHPPGDLLPRRMGGAGLPADCGPHDPGLAPPPAPGGSGVLFRGSLQEPLRMPGEGHVPSLASPGLQFGGSLASLGQLQSPGAGVGLPNAPSERRPPPPDFPAPALGGQPGFPFGSGSRQATPHSAPGVNSPPSTGSGSGNSGAGGGAYPPQPDFQPSQRNSASKLGALSLGSFNKPSSKDNLFGQSCLAALSTACQNMIASLGAPNLNVTFNKKNPPEGKRKLSQNEPDSAAAAGNPGSDYFPGGTTGAPGPGGPSGASGGGSKSSGPPNPPIQGDGTSLSPNYTLESTSGNDGKPVPGGGGRGRGRRKRDSGHVSPGTFFDKYSAAPDSGGAPGVSPGQQQAPSSAAGGSSVNEARGPTPHEKALTSPSWGKGAELLLGDQPDLMASLDSTAKSDGSSPHVGEFASDEVSTSYANEDEVSSSSDNTTALAKASRSPLVTSSPKLPPRGVGAGEHAPKAPALGLGILSTSSSTPDSYGGGVGTGHPGTPGLEQVRTPTSSSGAPPPDEIHPLEILQAQIQLQRQQFSISEDQPLGLKGGKKVECAVGASGAQNGDNELGSCCSEAVKSAMSTIDLDSLMAEHSTTWYMPPDKALVDGGDEDKTLAPWEKAKPQNPNNKEAHDLPTNKASATQPGSHLQCLTVHCTDGDPKARASVPTWRSLHSDISNRFGTFVAALT is encoded by the coding sequence ATGTTTGGGCTGGACCAGTTCGAGCCCCAGATCAACAGCCGGCACGCTGGCCAGGGCGAGGGGAACTTTAACGAAGCCGGACTGAGCATGAACGCCCACTTTAAGGCTCCTGCTTTCCACGCCGGGCCCCCTCCTGGCCCTGTGGACCCTGCCATAAGCGCTCTGGGTGAACCCCCGATCTTGGGTTTGAACATGGAGCCCTACGGCTTCCACGCGCGCGGCCACTCCGAGCTGCACGCCGGGGGGCTGCAGACACAGCCTGTGCACGGCTTCTTCGGTGGCCAACAGCCTCACCACAGCCACCCCGGAGGCCACCACCCGCACCAGCATCACCCTCATTTCGGGGGCAACTTCGGTGGTCCCGACCCAGGTGCCTCGTGTCTGCACGGGGGCCGGCTGCTTGGCTACGGAGGTGCAGCGGGCGGCCTGGGCAGCCAGCCGCCCTTCGCAGAGAGTTATGAGCACATGGCGGAGAGCCAGGGGCCGGAGGGCTTCGGCCCGCAGCGGCCAGGAAACCTCCCGGACTTCCACAGTTCGGGCACCTCAGGGCACGCAGTGCCTGCTCCGTGCCTGCCGCTGGACCAGAGCCCTAACCGGGCTGCCTCTTTCCACGGCCTGCCCGCCTCCAGCGGCTCGGATTCTCACAGTCTGGAGCCCCGGAGGGTGACGAACCAAGGAGCTGTAGACTCGCTGGAATACAATTACCCGGGCGAGCCGCCCTCAGGACATTTTGACATGTTTTCGCCCTCTGACTCCGAAGGGCAGCTGCCACATTATGCGGCGGGTCGCCAGGTTCCCGGGGGCGCTTTCCCGAGTGCTTCGGCCATGCCTAGAGCCGCAGGCATGGTGGGTTTGTCCAAAATGCACGGCCAGCCACCTCAGCCGCCGCCACAACAGCAGCAACCTCAGCACGGAGTGTTCTTCGAGAGGTTTGGCGGGGCCCGAAAGATGCCTGTGGGTCTGGAGCCTGCAGTGGGCTCCCGGCACCCGCTAATGCAGCCTCCCCAGCAGGGACCACCACCCCCTCAGCAACAACCCCCTCAGcagcagccaccaccacccgggcTTCTGGTCCGACAGAATTCTTGCCCTCCTGCTCTCCCGCGGCCCCAGCAGGGCGAGGCTGGCACACCCAGCGGCGGCCTGCAGGATGGGGGCCCCATGCTGCCCAGCCAGCACGCGCAGTTCGAGTACCCCATCCACCGGCTAGAGAACCGGAGCATGCACCCGTATTCTGAACCTGTTTTCAGCATGCAGCATCCCCCTCCTCAGCAGGCACCCAACCAGAGGCTGCAGCATTTCGACGCGCCCCCCTACATGAACGTGGCCAAGAGGCCGCGCTTTGACTTCCCGGGCAGCGCAGGCGTGGACCGTTGCGCCTCGTGGAATGGCAGCATGCATAACGGCGCCCTGGACAACcaactctctccctctgcctacccagGCCTCCCAGGCGAATTCACACCGCCTGTGCCGGACAGCTTCCCCTCAGGACCGCCCTTGCAGCACCCGGGTCCGGACCACCAGtctctgcagcagcagcagcagcaacagcaacaacagcaacagcagcagcagcagcaacagcaacagcagcagcagcagcagcagcaacgcCAGAATGCGGCCCTCATAATTAAACAGATGGCGTCTCGGAACCAGCAGCAGCGGTTGCGACAGCCTAACCTGGCCCAGCTAGGCCATCCCGGGGACGTGGGCCAGGGCGGCCTGGTCCATGGAGGTTCGGTGAGCGGCTTGGCCCAGACGAACTTTGAACGGGAAGGCAGCAGCGCGAGTGCAGGGCGCCTGGGCGGCTTCGAGCAGCAGGCGCCCCACCTGACGCAGGAGAGCGCGTGGTTCCAGGGTCCACACCCGCCCGGAGACCTGCTGCCCCGGAGAATGGGAGGTGCTGGGTTGCCGGCAGACTGTGGCCCGCACGACCCTGGCCTGGCGCCTCCCCCTGCACCGGGTGGCTCTGGGGTGCTATTTCGAGGCTCTCTGCAGGAGCCTCTGAGGATGCCGGGGGAAGGCCACGTGCCCTCACTAGCTTCGCCCGGGCTGCAGTTTGGGGGTAGCTTGGCCAGCCTAGGCCAGTTGCAGTCACCTGGGGCCGGTGTGGGGCTGCCCAATGCTCCTTCGGAGCGGCGGCCCCCGCCTCCGGACTTCCCTGCGCCAGCTCTCGGGGGCCAGCCCGGCTTTCCATTTGGCTCAGGGAGCCGGCAGGCCACGCCGCACAGCGCTCCAGGCGTGAACTCGCCCCCGAGTACCGGCTCGGGTAGCGGCAACTCGGGCGCTGGCGGGGGAGCTTACCCGCCACAGCCGGATTTCCAGCCCAGCCAGCGCAACTCGGCCAGTAAACTGGGCGCTCTGTCGTTGGGGTCCTTCAACAAGCCCAGCTCCAAGGACAACCTGTTCGGCCAGAGCTGCCTGGCTGCGCTCTCCACCGCTTGCCAGAACATGATCGCCAGCCTGGGTGCCCCCAACCTCAACGTGACTTTCAATAAGAAGAACCCACCCGAGGGGAAGAGGAAACTGAGCCAGAACGAGCCCGACAGCGCGGCCGCAGCCGGCAACCCGGGCTCGGATTACTTCCCCGGAGGGACTACTGGGGCCCCTGGACCCGGAGGCCCTTCCGGGGCCAGTGGTGGCGGTTCCAAATCCTCAGGACCGCCTAACCCACCCATCCAGGGGGATGGCACCAGTCTCTCCCCCAATTATACCCTGGAATCAACATCGGGGAACGATGGCAAGCCTGTTCCCGGGGGCGGTGGCCGGGGAAGGGGACGCAGAAAAAGGGACAGTGGTCACGTGAGCCCAGGGACCTTCTTCGACAAGTACTCCGCAGCTCCTGACAGTGGGGGAGCACCAGGGGTGAGCCCTGGGCAGCAGCAGGCTCCTAGCTCGGCTGCTGGAGGAAGCTCAGTGAATGAGGCCCGCGGGCCCACGCCCCACGAGAAGGCCCTCACGTCACCTTCTTGGGGAAAGGGAGCCGAGTTGCTCCTTGGGGACCAGCCGGACCTCATGGCGTCCCTGGACAGCACAGCCAAATCGGATGGTAGTTCCCCACACGTGGGTGAGTTCGCCTCTGATGAGGTGAGCACAAGTTATGCGAATGAGGACGAAGTGTCCTCCAGTTCTGACAACACTACAGCCCTGGCCAAAGCCAGCCGAAGCCCCCTGGTGACCAGCTCACCCAAACTCCCTCCTCGAGGTGTGGGTGCTGGTGAACATGCACCGAAGGCCCCTGCGCTCGGCCTGGGTATCCTGTCTACCTCTTCCTCGACCCCTGACAGCTATGGTGGGGGCGTGGGCACCGGCCATCCTGGCACTCCAGGCTTGGAGCAGGTCCGGACCCCAACAAGCAGCAGCGGTGCGCCGCCCCCCGACGAGATCCATCCCCTAGAGATCCTCCAGGCCCAGATCCAGCTGCAGAGACAGCAGTTCAGCATCTCGGAGGACCAGCCCCTGGGGCTCAAGGGTGGCAAAAAGGTTGAGTGTGCAGTAGGGGCCTCAGGAGCACAGAATGGTGACAATGAACTGGGCAGCTGCTGCTCCGAGGCCGTCAAGAGCGCCATGAGCACCATCGACCTGGATTCTCTGATGGCAGAACACAGCACCACCTGGTACATGCCCCCTGACAAGGCCCTGGTGGATGGTGGAGATGAGGACAAGACCCTGGCGCCCTGGGAGAAGGCCAAGCCCCAGAACCCCAACAACAAAGAAG